Proteins encoded together in one Lutra lutra chromosome 4, mLutLut1.2, whole genome shotgun sequence window:
- the CLCA1 gene encoding calcium-activated chloride channel regulator 1: MESFKSSVFILVFHLLEGALSNSLIQLNNNGYEGIVIAIDPNVPEDETLIRNIKDMVTQASPYLFEATEKRFYFKSVAILIPEKWKTKPEYVRPKLETYKNADVLVAEPNTPGDDEPYTEQMGNCGEKGERINFTPDFLAGKKLNIYGSQGRVFVHEWAHLRWGVFDEYNNNQKFYLFNGKREAVRCSARITGKYEALQCQGGSCAPKPCRIDKVTGLYQEGCEFIPNKGQTEKASIMFSPSVNSVVEFCTEKNHNKEAPNPQNQKCNLRSTWEVIRDSEDFQKTTPMTTQPPAPTFSLLQIGQRIVCLVLDKSGSMTNGNRLNRLNQAGKLFLLQIIEQGSWVGMVTFDSAAQVQSDLVQINSAAERDALTKRLPAVAAGGTSICSGLRSAFAVIRKKFSTDGSEIVLLTDGEDTTISSCFNEVKQSGAVIHTVALGPSAAKELEELSKMTGGLQTYASDQAQNNGLIDAFGALSSGNGAASQRAIQLESRGLTLQNNEWMNGTVFVDSTVGKDTLFLITWTTKPPQILLSDPSGNKQDGLVVDTSTRMAYLQIPGTAKVGTWSYSLKASSQTLTLTVTSRASSATLPPITVTSKMSKDQGKFPSPMAVYAKIHQGSSPILRATVTAIIESVNGKTVNLELLDNGAGADATKDDGIYSRYFTAYDTNGRYSVKVRALGGINAAGQRVRPQQNGAMHMPGWVENGEIKWNPPRPETSKNDLDGNQVCFSRTTSGGSFVASGVPQAPIPDRFPPCQITDLKAKIHGNKFINLTWTAPGDDYDHGRALKYIIRISASILDLRDNFTESLQVNTSDLIPKEANSKEVFVFTPENIPFENGTDLFIAVQAVDKSNLKSEISNIVGVSLFIPPPTPPEIPTPPCPDINVNSTIPGLHILKIMWKWLGELQLSVALG, translated from the exons ATGGAGTCATTTAAGAGTTCTGTTTTCATCttggtctttcatctccttgaagGGGCCCTGAGCAATTCACTCATTCAGCTCAATAATAATGGCTATGAAGGCATTGTCATTGCAATTGACCCTAATGTGCCAGAAGATGAAACACTCATTCGAAATATAAAG gaCATGGTGACCCAGGCATCTCCATATTTGTTTGAAGCTACAGAAAAAAGATTCTACTTCAAAAGTGTTGCCATTTTGATTCCTGAAAAATGGAAGACAAAGCCTGAGTATGTGAGACCAAAACTCGAGACCTACAAAAAT GCTGATGTTCTAGTTGCTGAACCGAATACTCCAGGTGACGATGAACCCTACACAGAGCAGATGGGAAACTGTGGAGAAAAGGGTGAAAGGATTAATTTCACTCCTGACTTCCTAGCAGGGAAAAAGTTGAATATATATGGATCACAAG gAAGGGTCTTTGTCCATGAATGGGCTCATCTACGATGGGGGGTATTTGATGAGTACAATAATAACCAGAAATTCTActtattcaatggaaaaagagaagcagtAAG atgTTCAGCAAGGATTACTGGTAAATATGAAGCACTACAGTGTCAGGGAGGCAGCTGTGCCCCGAAACCATGTAGAATCGACAAAGTAACAGGGCTGTACCAAGAAGGGTGTGAGTTCATACCTAATAAAGGCCAGACTGAGAAGGCTTCCATAATGTTTTCGCCAAGTGTTAATTCT GTGGTTGAATTCTGTacagaaaaaaaccacaataaagaGGCCCCAAacccacaaaaccaaaaatgcaaTCTCCGAAGCACATGGGAAGTGATACGTGATTCTGAGGACTTTCAGAAAACCACTCCTATGACGACACAGCCACCCGCACCCACATTCTCACTGCTGCAGATTGGACAAAGAATTGTGTGTTTAGTTCTTGATAAGTCTGGAAGCATGACG AATGGTAACCGCCTTAACCGACTGAATCAAGCCGGCAAACTTTTCCTTCTGCAAATAATTGAGCAAGGCTCCTGGGTTGGGATGGTGACATTTGACAGTGCTGCCCAGGTACAAAGTGATCTTGTACAGATAAACAGTGCTGCAGAAAGGGATGCCCTCACCAAAAGGTTACCGGCAGTGGCTGCAGGAGGAACGTCCATCTGCTCTGGGCTTCGATCAGCATTTGCT GTTATTAGGAAGAAATTCTCAACAGATGGATCTGAAATTGTGCTGCTGACTGATGGAGAGGATACCACTATAAGCTCTTGCTTCAACGAGGTGAAACAAAGTGGAGCTGTCATCCACACAGTCGCGCTGGGGCCCTCTGCAGCAAAAGAACTAGAGGAGCTATCTAAAATGACAG GAGGTTTACAGACATATGCTTCAGATCAGGCTCAGAACAATGGCCTCATTGATGCTTTTGGGGCCCTTTCATCTGGAAATGGAGCTGCCTCCCAGCGTGCTATCCAG cTTGAgagtagaggcttaaccctccAGAACAATGAGTGGATGAATGGCACAGTGTTTGTGGACAGCACTGTGGGAAAGGACACGTTATTTCTCATCACTTGGACAACAAAGCCTCCCCAAATCCTTCTCAGTGATCCTAGTGGAAATAAACAAGATGGCTTGGTAGTGGACACAAGCACTAGAATGGCCTACCTCCAAATCCCAGGCACTGCGAAG GTTGGTACTTGGAGTTACAGTCTGAAAGCAAGCTCACAAACCCTGACTCTGACTGTAACCTCCCGTGCTTCAAGTGCTACTCTGCCTCCAATTACAGTGACCTCTAAAATGAGCAAAGACCAAGGCAAATTTCCTAGCCCTATGGCCGTTTATGCAAAGATTCATCAAGGATCCTCGCCAATCCTCAGGGCCACTGTCACAGCTATAATAGAATCAGTGAATGGTAAAACAGTTAACCTTGAATTACTGGACAATGGAGCAG GTGCTGATGCTACTAAGGACGATGGTATCTATTCGAGGTATTTTACAGCTTATGATACAAATGGTAGATACAGTGTGAAAGTGAGGGCTCTGGGAGGAATAAATGCAGCTGGACAGAGGGTGAGACCCCAGCAGAATGGAGCCATGCACATGCCTGGCTGGGTTGAGAATG gtgaaataaaatggaatccaCCGAGACCTGAAACTAGTAAGAACGATCTTGACGGCAACCAAGTGTGTTTCAGCAGAACAACCTCAGGAGGTTCATTTGTGGCCTCTGGTGTCCCACAGGCTCCCATACCTGACCGCTTCCCACCTTGTCAAATCACTGATCTTAAGGCAAAAATCCATGGgaacaaatttattaatttgacttGGACAGCTCCTGGGGATGATTATGATCATGGAAGAG ctcttaAGTATATCATTAGAATAAGTGCAAGTATTCTTGATCTCAGAGACAATTTCACTGAATCACTTCAAGTGAACACATCTGATCTTATCCCGAAGGAGGCCAACTCTAAGGAAGTCTTTGTGTTTACACCGGAAAACATCCCTTTTGAAAATGGCACGGATCTCTTCATTGCAGTTCAGGCTGTTGATAAGTCCAATCTCAAGTCAGAAATCTCTAATATTGTGGGAGTGTCTTTGTTTATTCCTCCACCGACTCCTCCAGAGATACCTACTCCTCCTTGTCCTGATATCAATGTCAATAGCACCATTCCTGgccttcacattttaaaaataatgtggaaGTGGCTAGGGGAATTGCAGCTGTCAGTAGCCTTGGGCTGA